From Pseudomonas vanderleydeniana, the proteins below share one genomic window:
- the lexA gene encoding transcriptional repressor LexA, producing MYSMTHLTPRRSAILTFIRDRIADHGQPPSLAEIAEAFGFASRSVARKHVVALAEAGFIEVNAHQARGIRLLNQPARPSLLEIPLLGRVAAGRPIDVDAQVHERLWLDPALFSRTPDFLLRVQGDSMIGDGILDGDLVAVRRNVEVRNGQIVVARLDGEVTIKRFERSATGIRLLARNPAYAPIVVDPEHQELAIEGVFCGLVRQG from the coding sequence ATGTACTCCATGACCCATCTCACTCCCCGCCGTTCCGCCATCCTGACCTTCATCCGCGACCGCATCGCGGACCACGGTCAGCCCCCGAGCCTCGCCGAGATCGCCGAGGCCTTTGGCTTTGCCTCGCGCAGCGTGGCCCGCAAGCACGTCGTGGCACTGGCCGAAGCCGGTTTCATCGAGGTCAACGCCCACCAGGCGCGAGGTATCCGCCTGCTCAACCAGCCGGCACGTCCGAGCCTGCTGGAGATTCCGCTGCTGGGGCGGGTGGCGGCCGGGCGGCCGATCGATGTCGACGCTCAGGTCCACGAGCGCCTGTGGCTCGACCCGGCGCTGTTTTCCCGCACGCCGGATTTCCTGTTGCGGGTCCAGGGCGACTCGATGATTGGCGACGGTATCCTCGACGGCGACCTGGTGGCGGTGCGGCGCAATGTCGAGGTACGCAATGGTCAGATCGTCGTCGCCCGGCTCGACGGCGAAGTCACCATCAAGCGTTTCGAGCGCAGCGCCACAGGCATCCGCCTGTTGGCCCGCAACCCGGCCTATGCCCCGATCGTCGTCGACCCTGAACACCAGGAGCTGGCCATCGAAGGGGTGTTCTGTGGCCTGGTGAGGCAAGGCTGA
- a CDS encoding aminotransferase class I/II-fold pyridoxal phosphate-dependent enzyme, producing the protein MRFSPFVERISGQGVAAWDIHHAAFEAQRRGEDVIILSVGDPDFPTPDFITEAAIEALREGDTHYTEIAGRLALREAIAARYGQRLDRQLQAANVITVAGAQNALFITSLCLLNAGDEVIALDPMYVTYEATLKACGATLVRVPCAADASFRLDAALLAKAITARTRAIFFSNPNNPTGVVLGREELQAIAELAIAHDLWVVVDEVYESLAFEREHLSLAALPGMAERCVTIGSLSKSHAMTGWRIGWIVANETLVIHAETLVLSMLYGLPGFVMEAALKAVQAHDEVTQGMRDIYRRRRDLVVQGLSGCPGIAVLKPDAGMFVLLDVRQTGLGSLEFAWRLLREAGVSVLDAAAFGEPAQGFVRLSFTLGEERLSEACQRIREFVGRLAGEPARTRVEPMVQPPAAQPEAIRPMIEVDRLHKRFGNIEVLKGVSLTAREGDVISLIGASGSGKSTLLRCINMLEVPDQGRILVDGESIQLNYDRPGAPLVADARQLVRIRSTLGMVFQNFNLWPHRTVLENLIEAPTQVLRESRAEATERAEALLERVGLAAKRNEYPAFLSGGQQQRVAIARALAMRPKVMLFDEPTSALDPELVGEVLRVIRSLAEEGRTMILVTHEMAFARDVSSKVAFLHQGLIEETGTPDEVFVHPRSERCRQFVNAHQTR; encoded by the coding sequence ATGCGGTTTTCACCCTTTGTTGAGCGGATCAGTGGCCAGGGCGTCGCTGCCTGGGACATCCATCACGCGGCGTTCGAAGCCCAGCGTCGCGGCGAGGATGTGATCATCCTCAGCGTGGGCGATCCGGATTTCCCTACCCCTGACTTCATCACCGAGGCGGCCATCGAGGCCCTGCGCGAAGGTGACACCCACTACACCGAAATCGCCGGTCGCCTGGCACTGCGCGAGGCCATCGCGGCCCGCTACGGCCAGCGGCTGGACCGCCAGTTGCAGGCGGCGAATGTGATCACCGTGGCCGGGGCGCAGAACGCGCTGTTCATCACCTCGCTGTGCCTGCTCAATGCCGGCGACGAGGTGATCGCCCTGGACCCGATGTACGTGACCTACGAGGCCACGCTCAAGGCCTGCGGCGCAACCCTGGTGCGTGTGCCCTGTGCGGCGGACGCGAGCTTTCGGCTCGATGCCGCGCTGTTGGCCAAGGCCATCACCGCGCGTACCCGGGCGATCTTCTTCTCCAACCCGAACAACCCCACTGGAGTGGTACTGGGGCGCGAGGAGCTGCAGGCGATTGCCGAGCTGGCCATCGCCCATGACCTGTGGGTGGTGGTGGATGAGGTCTACGAAAGCCTCGCTTTCGAGCGTGAGCATCTGAGCCTGGCGGCCTTGCCGGGCATGGCCGAGCGCTGCGTGACCATCGGCAGCCTGTCCAAGTCCCACGCCATGACCGGCTGGCGCATCGGCTGGATCGTCGCCAACGAAACCCTGGTGATCCATGCCGAGACCCTGGTGCTGAGCATGCTCTACGGCTTGCCCGGTTTCGTCATGGAGGCCGCGCTCAAGGCGGTGCAGGCCCATGACGAGGTGACCCAGGGCATGCGCGACATCTATCGTCGACGCCGTGACCTGGTCGTGCAGGGGCTGTCCGGCTGCCCGGGGATCGCCGTGCTCAAGCCTGACGCCGGCATGTTCGTGCTGCTCGACGTGCGCCAGACCGGTCTCGGTTCCCTGGAGTTCGCCTGGCGGCTGTTGCGCGAAGCCGGGGTTTCGGTGCTCGATGCCGCCGCGTTCGGCGAGCCGGCGCAGGGCTTCGTGCGGCTGTCCTTCACGCTTGGCGAGGAGCGCCTGTCCGAGGCCTGCCAACGGATTCGCGAGTTCGTCGGGCGGCTTGCCGGTGAGCCCGCACGGACCCGGGTCGAGCCGATGGTTCAGCCGCCGGCGGCACAGCCGGAGGCGATCCGGCCGATGATCGAGGTCGACCGTCTGCACAAGCGTTTCGGCAATATCGAGGTGCTCAAGGGCGTTTCGCTGACCGCGCGTGAAGGTGACGTGATTTCGCTGATCGGTGCCAGCGGGTCGGGCAAGAGCACCTTGCTGCGCTGCATCAATATGCTCGAGGTGCCGGACCAGGGCCGCATCCTGGTCGACGGCGAAAGCATCCAGCTCAACTATGACCGGCCCGGTGCGCCGCTGGTGGCCGATGCCCGGCAACTGGTGCGCATCCGCTCGACCCTGGGCATGGTGTTCCAGAACTTCAACCTCTGGCCCCACCGCACGGTGCTGGAGAACCTGATCGAGGCGCCGACCCAGGTCCTGCGCGAGAGCCGGGCCGAGGCCACCGAACGGGCCGAGGCGCTGCTCGAACGGGTAGGGCTGGCGGCCAAGCGCAACGAGTATCCGGCCTTTCTCTCTGGAGGCCAGCAACAGCGGGTGGCAATCGCCCGGGCCCTGGCCATGCGGCCCAAGGTCATGCTGTTCGATGAGCCCACCTCGGCACTTGACCCGGAGCTGGTCGGCGAAGTGCTGCGGGTGATCCGCTCCCTCGCCGAAGAAGGCCGGACCATGATCCTGGTGACCCACGAGATGGCCTTTGCCCGCGATGTCTCTTCCAAGGTGGCCTTCCTGCACCAGGGGCTGATCGAGGAAACCGGCACGCCCGATGAAGTGTTCGTACACCCACGCAGTGAGCGCTGCCGGCAGTTCGTCAACGCTCATCAAACTCGCTAA
- a CDS encoding ABC transporter permease, with product MIPAWMFEYTALLGRGLQTTVGILLISSVLGFVLAVLVALARLSKNRLVAKASLFYTSVLRGTPLLIQIYIFYYGLGSLFAQFPLIRGSFLWPYLRDGYWYIVFALVLSVGAYVGEVIRGGLLAVPKGEMEAASAFGMTPRQALLRVRLPRALRLLLPTLAGETVMLLKSTALASTIAVIDLLGAANVVRAQTLQVYEPLLLVAGVYVCLTFLIEALFAFAERRGTPLRRSV from the coding sequence ATGATTCCAGCCTGGATGTTCGAATACACGGCCCTGCTGGGGCGAGGATTGCAGACCACGGTCGGCATTCTGTTGATCTCCAGTGTGCTGGGCTTCGTGCTGGCGGTCCTGGTGGCCCTGGCGCGGTTGTCGAAAAACCGCCTGGTCGCCAAGGCCAGCCTGTTCTACACCAGCGTGCTGCGCGGGACGCCGCTGCTGATCCAGATCTACATCTTCTACTACGGCCTGGGCAGCCTGTTCGCGCAGTTCCCGCTGATTCGCGGCAGCTTTCTCTGGCCCTACCTGCGCGACGGCTACTGGTACATCGTCTTCGCCCTGGTGCTGTCGGTGGGCGCCTATGTCGGCGAGGTGATCCGGGGTGGCCTGCTGGCGGTGCCCAAGGGCGAGATGGAGGCGGCCTCGGCCTTCGGCATGACGCCGCGCCAGGCCTTGCTGCGGGTGCGCCTGCCCAGGGCCCTGCGGTTGTTGCTGCCGACATTGGCGGGGGAGACGGTGATGCTGCTCAAGTCCACGGCACTGGCCTCGACCATCGCGGTGATCGACCTGCTGGGCGCGGCCAACGTGGTGCGTGCGCAGACCCTGCAGGTGTACGAGCCGCTGCTGCTGGTGGCGGGCGTCTATGTCTGCCTGACGTTCCTGATTGAGGCATTGTTCGCCTTCGCCGAGCGGCGCGGCACGCCGCTGCGCAGGTCGGTGTGA
- a CDS encoding succinylglutamate desuccinylase/aspartoacylase domain-containing protein: MAQDVSFNVHNNNGDPVRVDAWRFGDPDNGLKVHLQAGVHADEIAGMLVLHLLMQRLAGAESAGRLNGSVTVVPQANPLGIGQFRQGRILGRFHEATGQNFNRAFDQSAALGRCATNVQAWQRKLVELAAPADVMLDLHTDDEALPYLYLHRSFWPRGRALATAMKMDVAIIWDEGGEGSFEETVIAPWLRAGDTAGRMAATLELRGQGDVADHLAGQDAAGLYAWLCDQGVVDEKPVVDDWPVEAMEMGHMETILAPCPGVLVFERELGEWVEEGQRFARIVRRPGDPSSEVVLQAEQAGRMLTRHRDRLVPQGMVVAKFTGRRLSRHWTGGLLDPN; encoded by the coding sequence ATGGCGCAGGACGTTTCGTTCAATGTGCACAACAACAATGGTGATCCGGTCCGGGTCGACGCCTGGCGTTTTGGTGACCCGGACAACGGGCTGAAGGTACATCTGCAGGCCGGGGTCCACGCCGATGAAATCGCCGGGATGCTGGTGCTGCACCTGTTGATGCAGCGGCTGGCCGGCGCCGAGTCCGCCGGACGGCTCAACGGCAGTGTGACCGTGGTGCCGCAGGCCAACCCGCTGGGCATCGGGCAGTTTCGCCAGGGGCGTATCCTCGGGCGATTCCACGAGGCCACCGGGCAGAATTTCAACCGCGCGTTCGACCAGTCGGCGGCGCTGGGCCGCTGCGCGACCAATGTCCAGGCGTGGCAGCGCAAGCTGGTGGAGTTGGCGGCCCCGGCGGACGTGATGCTCGACCTGCACACCGACGACGAAGCGCTGCCCTATCTCTACCTGCACCGCAGTTTCTGGCCCCGTGGCCGGGCCCTGGCCACGGCGATGAAAATGGATGTGGCGATCATCTGGGACGAGGGCGGCGAGGGTTCCTTCGAGGAAACCGTCATCGCCCCCTGGCTGCGGGCCGGGGACACGGCCGGGCGCATGGCGGCCACGCTGGAGTTGCGCGGGCAGGGTGATGTCGCCGATCACCTCGCCGGGCAGGATGCCGCGGGCCTGTATGCCTGGCTGTGTGACCAGGGCGTGGTCGATGAAAAACCGGTTGTCGATGACTGGCCGGTCGAGGCGATGGAAATGGGCCATATGGAAACCATCCTGGCGCCTTGCCCGGGCGTGTTGGTCTTCGAAAGGGAACTGGGTGAGTGGGTCGAGGAGGGCCAGCGTTTTGCGCGGATCGTTCGCCGGCCGGGAGACCCGTCCTCGGAGGTGGTACTGCAGGCCGAACAGGCCGGACGCATGCTGACCCGCCATCGCGATCGGCTGGTCCCCCAGGGCATGGTGGTGGCGAAGTTCACCGGCCGGCGCCTGTCGCGCCACTGGACGGGTGGCCTGCTGGACCCGAACTGA
- the imuA gene encoding translesion DNA synthesis-associated protein ImuA: protein MGAVVALDSLLDERRVWKGRPAVQAARLPSTGHARLDAVLPGGGWPESALTEILVAGEGVGELQLVWPTLARLSASGERIVLVAPPHVPYPQAWLSAGVDLRQLSVLQAAPRDALWAAEQCLRSGSCGAVLCWPQQADDRALRRLQVAAESGQTLAFVYRPLEEAVNPSPAPLRLAIDGQPARLRVLKCRGGLAHSAPIAFGAGH from the coding sequence ATGGGCGCCGTGGTCGCGCTCGACTCGCTGCTGGATGAGCGGCGGGTCTGGAAGGGCCGGCCGGCGGTACAGGCCGCCCGCTTGCCCTCGACCGGGCATGCCCGGCTCGATGCGGTGTTGCCCGGTGGTGGTTGGCCGGAATCGGCGCTGACGGAGATCCTGGTGGCCGGCGAGGGCGTGGGCGAGCTGCAACTGGTCTGGCCGACCCTGGCACGGTTGTCGGCCAGTGGTGAGCGGATCGTGCTGGTGGCGCCACCCCATGTGCCTTACCCCCAGGCCTGGTTGAGTGCCGGGGTCGACCTGCGGCAGTTGTCGGTGCTCCAGGCCGCGCCCCGCGATGCCCTGTGGGCCGCCGAGCAGTGCCTGCGCTCCGGTAGTTGCGGTGCCGTGCTGTGCTGGCCGCAACAGGCCGATGACCGGGCGCTGCGGCGCCTGCAGGTGGCGGCGGAAAGCGGCCAGACCCTGGCCTTCGTCTATCGCCCGCTGGAAGAGGCGGTCAACCCGTCGCCCGCGCCCCTGCGACTGGCCATCGACGGCCAGCCCGCGCGGTTGCGCGTTCTCAAGTGTCGCGGCGGCCTGGCTCATTCGGCACCCATCGCCTTTGGCGCGGGGCATTGA
- a CDS encoding DMT family transporter, which yields MNVPRADRSLQGIGLCTLGYAFLALQDAGIKWLVADYSVVSILFWRSLVVVLACLLIGRPRLVRRAWRSPSRRLLVVRGLLSIVAWLLYYTAARDLSLAEMTTLYFSAPILVTVLAATILKERASGWQWFSLIVGFVGVLIACRPSQLSDPWPVVLTLLAALCWAFTYIQLRQVDEQTSVLEQMLITNVVFVLCMLLALPWTHTPAPTPAWLGMLAAGLVGGIGQFLLFASFQRATAILLAPFEYTGLVWAFLLSNLVWGTLMDVSLMVGAGLIAVSGTLAMIFGRHASQDVVGVECSVSQPLYPAAADVQAVGGAEGLGVEAPLEPESVEHRR from the coding sequence ATGAACGTACCACGGGCCGACCGTTCGCTGCAGGGCATTGGCCTGTGCACCCTGGGCTATGCGTTCCTGGCCCTGCAGGATGCCGGTATCAAGTGGCTGGTGGCCGACTATTCGGTGGTCAGCATCCTGTTCTGGCGCAGCCTGGTAGTGGTGCTCGCCTGCCTGCTGATCGGTCGCCCGCGCCTGGTACGACGGGCCTGGCGCTCGCCGAGCCGGCGCCTGCTGGTGGTGCGCGGGCTGCTGTCGATCGTCGCCTGGCTGTTGTACTACACCGCCGCCCGCGACCTGAGCCTGGCGGAGATGACCACCCTGTATTTCTCGGCGCCGATCCTGGTCACGGTGCTGGCGGCGACGATCCTCAAGGAGCGCGCCAGCGGTTGGCAATGGTTCAGCCTGATCGTCGGTTTCGTCGGTGTGCTGATTGCCTGCCGCCCGAGCCAGCTGAGCGATCCATGGCCGGTCGTGCTGACCCTGTTGGCGGCGCTGTGCTGGGCCTTCACCTATATCCAGCTGCGCCAGGTGGATGAGCAGACCTCGGTGCTGGAGCAGATGCTGATCACCAACGTGGTGTTCGTGCTGTGCATGCTGCTGGCATTGCCCTGGACCCATACTCCGGCACCGACCCCGGCCTGGCTGGGCATGCTCGCCGCCGGGCTGGTCGGGGGGATTGGCCAGTTCCTGCTGTTCGCCAGCTTCCAGCGGGCCACGGCGATCCTGCTGGCACCGTTCGAGTACACCGGGCTGGTCTGGGCATTCCTGCTGTCGAACCTGGTCTGGGGCACGCTGATGGATGTGTCGCTGATGGTCGGTGCGGGGCTGATCGCGGTCAGTGGCACCCTGGCAATGATCTTCGGCCGGCACGCGTCACAGGACGTCGTGGGTGTCGAATGCTCCGTTTCGCAGCCCCTTTATCCAGCAGCGGCAGATGTGCAGGCCGTTGGCGGGGCTGAAGGTCTCGGGGTTGAGGCACCACTCGAGCCAGAGTCCGTCGAGCATCGCCGATAG
- a CDS encoding 5-guanidino-2-oxopentanoate decarboxylase: MNSPSIPDVSPTPLTGGQALVRLLAHYGVDTVFGIPGVHTLELYRGLPGSGIRHVLTRHEQGAGFMADGYARVSGQPGVCFIITGPGVTNAATAIGQAYADSIPLLVISSVNQTASLGKGWGCLHETQDQRAITAPITAFSAVALNTDDLPELIARAYAVFDSERPRPVHISVPLDVLAGPVSRDWSAEVVRRPGRGLPAAPALEEAVRRLQQARRPMIIAGGGALAAGAELKMLSERLAAPVFTSVAGKGLLLPDMPLNAGSSLCVEPGWTLIGQADLILAVGTEMADTDYWRERLPLTGEVIRVDIDPRKFNDFYPCRVALHGDAQQTLAALLARLPTAPRDATQASRAVAALKAAVREGQGALQNIHQRILDCIEATLPANAFISSDMTQLAYTGNYAFASRAPRSWLHPTGYGTLGYGLPAGIGAKFGAPQRPGLVLVGDGGFLYTAQELATAVEELDSPLVVLLWNNDALGQIRDDMLNLDIEPIGVLPRNPDFALLARAFGCRVAQPQDLDELERDLRAGFDHAGVTLIELRHACVR, from the coding sequence ATGAACTCCCCATCGATTCCCGACGTTTCCCCGACCCCCCTCACCGGTGGCCAGGCCCTGGTCCGGCTATTGGCCCACTACGGTGTCGACACGGTGTTCGGCATTCCTGGCGTGCACACCCTGGAGCTGTATCGCGGGCTGCCCGGCAGCGGTATCCGCCATGTGCTGACCCGCCACGAGCAGGGTGCCGGATTCATGGCCGACGGCTATGCGCGGGTCAGTGGCCAGCCGGGCGTCTGCTTCATCATCACCGGCCCGGGGGTGACCAACGCGGCCACGGCCATTGGCCAGGCCTATGCCGACTCGATTCCACTGCTGGTGATTTCCAGCGTCAACCAGACCGCCAGCCTGGGCAAGGGCTGGGGTTGCCTGCACGAGACCCAGGACCAGCGGGCAATCACCGCGCCGATCACCGCGTTTTCCGCAGTGGCCTTGAACACCGACGACCTGCCTGAGCTTATTGCCCGTGCCTATGCCGTATTCGACAGCGAGCGGCCGCGGCCGGTGCATATTTCGGTACCGCTGGATGTGCTGGCCGGGCCGGTCAGTCGCGACTGGAGCGCCGAGGTGGTACGTCGTCCAGGACGGGGGTTGCCTGCTGCACCGGCACTGGAAGAGGCGGTCCGGCGCCTGCAACAGGCCCGACGACCGATGATCATCGCCGGTGGCGGTGCACTGGCTGCTGGCGCAGAGCTGAAGATGCTGAGCGAGCGCCTGGCGGCACCGGTGTTCACCAGTGTCGCCGGCAAGGGGCTGCTGCTCCCGGACATGCCGCTCAACGCCGGCTCCAGCCTGTGCGTCGAACCCGGTTGGACGCTGATCGGCCAGGCTGACCTGATACTCGCGGTCGGCACCGAAATGGCCGATACCGACTACTGGCGTGAACGCCTGCCGCTGACCGGCGAGGTGATCCGGGTCGATATCGACCCGCGCAAGTTCAATGATTTCTATCCCTGCCGTGTCGCACTGCACGGGGATGCACAGCAGACCCTGGCAGCCTTGCTGGCACGGCTGCCGACGGCGCCCCGGGATGCCACGCAGGCGAGCAGGGCAGTGGCGGCCTTGAAGGCCGCCGTGCGCGAAGGTCAGGGTGCTTTGCAGAACATCCACCAGCGAATTCTCGATTGCATCGAGGCGACGTTGCCGGCCAATGCGTTCATCAGCAGCGACATGACCCAGTTGGCCTATACCGGCAACTACGCCTTCGCCAGCCGCGCGCCGCGCAGTTGGTTGCATCCCACCGGCTACGGCACGCTCGGCTATGGCCTGCCAGCGGGAATCGGTGCCAAGTTCGGGGCGCCGCAACGTCCCGGGTTGGTCCTGGTAGGCGATGGCGGTTTTCTCTACACGGCCCAGGAACTGGCCACGGCGGTCGAGGAGTTGGACAGCCCGCTGGTGGTGCTGCTGTGGAACAACGATGCCCTCGGCCAGATCCGTGACGACATGCTCAACCTGGACATCGAGCCGATCGGGGTATTGCCGCGTAATCCGGATTTTGCACTGCTGGCCCGGGCCTTCGGCTGCCGGGTGGCGCAGCCGCAGGACCTGGACGAGCTCGAGCGTGACCTGCGGGCCGGGTTCGACCACGCCGGGGTGACGCTGATCGAGCTCAGGCACGCCTGCGTGCGCTAG
- a CDS encoding ABC transporter permease, which translates to MPAMFELIDFSEQGWGSALLKGLWMTLQISAGAFVVGVFIGLVVACLKLGGPRPVAALMRGYTTLFRAVPELLLILLLYYVGSMLLNSLLAHFGRQPMNVSGPLAAILVLGLVQGAYASEIFRAAIQAIPYGQIEAAKAYGLTGLGLFRRVTLPIMAPHAMAGMANLWINLIKDSALISVVGTNELLYTAKQGAGSTRHYLLFYLTAAALYYAVTLVSNYLSGRLERRIRRWMPLAE; encoded by the coding sequence ATGCCAGCGATGTTCGAATTGATCGATTTCAGCGAGCAGGGATGGGGGAGTGCGCTGCTCAAGGGGCTCTGGATGACCCTGCAGATTTCCGCCGGCGCCTTCGTCGTCGGGGTGTTCATCGGCCTGGTGGTGGCGTGCCTGAAGCTTGGCGGGCCACGGCCGGTCGCCGCGCTGATGCGGGGCTACACCACCCTGTTTCGCGCGGTACCGGAGTTGCTGTTGATCCTGCTGCTGTACTACGTCGGCTCCATGCTGCTCAATTCGCTGCTGGCCCACTTCGGCCGGCAGCCGATGAATGTCAGCGGTCCGCTGGCGGCAATCCTGGTGCTGGGGCTGGTGCAGGGCGCCTACGCCTCGGAGATCTTCCGCGCGGCAATCCAGGCGATTCCCTACGGCCAGATCGAGGCGGCCAAGGCCTATGGGCTCACCGGCCTGGGCCTGTTTCGGCGGGTGACGCTGCCGATCATGGCGCCCCATGCCATGGCCGGCATGGCCAACCTGTGGATCAACCTGATCAAGGACAGTGCGCTGATCAGCGTGGTCGGTACCAATGAACTGCTGTACACCGCCAAGCAGGGCGCCGGTTCGACGCGTCACTACCTGCTGTTCTATCTCACCGCTGCCGCGCTGTACTACGCGGTGACCCTGGTGTCCAACTACCTGTCGGGCCGGCTCGAGCGACGGATCCGTCGCTGGATGCCTTTGGCTGAGTGA
- a CDS encoding transporter substrate-binding domain-containing protein — protein sequence MGNRRLANWLAGAACLLLAGMSAVQAQPIRFAVAAEPYPPYTEKQANGEWKGFEVDLIHKLCSEMKAECEIKEVAWDGIIPSLLAKKIDVIFSSMSVTDEREKQIAFSKAYYDAAVALVGPKGTSVKKYPDDLKGKIIGVQNSTVSASYLKAYYEKIADVKYYDTQDSANADLIAGRIDLMMADATAMVAFVKTPDAKDLAYLGPVPYDPLFGRGVGAGLRKDDTELKARLDKAITTLLASKDYDELSQSYFGTSVKPAF from the coding sequence ATGGGAAATCGACGTTTGGCAAACTGGTTGGCCGGCGCGGCCTGCCTCCTCCTGGCCGGCATGAGTGCTGTGCAGGCTCAACCGATCCGTTTCGCGGTGGCGGCCGAGCCCTATCCGCCGTACACCGAGAAACAGGCCAATGGGGAGTGGAAGGGCTTCGAGGTCGACCTGATCCACAAGCTGTGCAGTGAAATGAAGGCCGAGTGCGAGATCAAGGAAGTGGCCTGGGACGGGATCATTCCGTCGCTGCTGGCGAAGAAGATCGACGTGATCTTCTCCTCGATGTCGGTGACCGATGAGCGGGAGAAGCAGATCGCCTTCAGCAAGGCCTACTACGACGCGGCCGTCGCGCTCGTCGGTCCCAAGGGCACTTCGGTGAAGAAGTACCCGGATGACCTCAAGGGCAAGATCATCGGCGTGCAGAACTCCACCGTCAGTGCCAGTTACCTGAAGGCCTACTACGAGAAGATCGCCGACGTGAAGTACTACGACACCCAGGACTCGGCCAACGCCGACCTGATCGCCGGACGCATCGACCTGATGATGGCGGATGCCACGGCCATGGTGGCCTTCGTCAAGACTCCGGATGCCAAGGACCTGGCCTACCTCGGCCCGGTGCCCTATGACCCGCTCTTCGGCCGCGGCGTGGGCGCCGGCTTGCGCAAGGACGACACCGAGCTCAAGGCCCGGCTGGACAAGGCCATCACCACCTTGCTGGCGAGCAAGGACTACGACGAACTTTCCCAGAGCTACTTCGGTACCAGCGTGAAGCCGGCGTTCTGA
- a CDS encoding aKG-HExxH-type peptide beta-hydroxylase, translated as MHPKQPAELDDLFQNNTFLPDATPNRFNHLLDQLSQDRYTTLATLYAEAYRLFPATPELDGFFASTANLILLPPLERRAIINEPVFQIWARRSVYLTHQVLDGLQSGRGDLLENLQALPDILLRLAQAAAQHPSANRPPIRRFDIDPLIAAELAPTYEFPSDEATRQALENTGYSIHFFGDVVNVALSRIAMTWPGCHEQFRHLVRLIGYLPDGHFRTGSARRFSGAILLSARDHSLLEVEESLVRETAHQLLYCIEELCPVVDPQADEERLYLLPWSNRPCGLAEYFQAFFAQLMRLKYLERVRQRPASEMQRAEEHLVFILRGLGRALPTLTSSREFTPRGRLLLAHLVEEVLTREQQHANLLARTGQLHDMRLAV; from the coding sequence ATGCATCCAAAACAACCGGCTGAACTCGATGACCTGTTCCAGAACAACACGTTCCTGCCCGATGCGACTCCCAACCGTTTCAATCACCTGCTGGACCAGCTCAGCCAGGATCGCTACACCACCCTCGCCACCCTCTATGCCGAAGCCTATCGCCTGTTCCCTGCCACACCCGAGCTCGACGGGTTCTTTGCCAGCACGGCCAACCTGATCCTGCTGCCGCCCCTGGAACGGCGGGCAATCATCAATGAGCCGGTCTTCCAGATCTGGGCGCGCCGCTCCGTCTACCTGACCCACCAAGTGCTCGATGGCCTGCAGTCCGGGCGTGGCGACCTGCTGGAAAACCTGCAGGCATTGCCGGATATCCTGCTGCGCCTTGCCCAGGCCGCCGCACAACACCCGTCGGCCAACCGCCCGCCCATCAGACGCTTCGACATCGACCCGCTGATCGCTGCCGAACTCGCCCCCACCTACGAATTTCCAAGCGACGAGGCGACCCGCCAAGCCCTGGAGAACACCGGCTACTCCATTCACTTCTTCGGCGACGTGGTGAATGTCGCACTGTCGCGCATCGCCATGACCTGGCCTGGCTGCCACGAACAGTTCCGCCACCTGGTCCGACTCATCGGCTACCTGCCGGACGGCCACTTTCGCACCGGCTCGGCCAGGCGTTTCAGCGGTGCGATCCTGCTGTCGGCCAGGGACCACTCGCTACTCGAAGTCGAAGAGTCGCTGGTTCGCGAAACCGCCCACCAGTTGCTCTATTGCATCGAGGAACTCTGCCCGGTCGTCGATCCGCAGGCCGATGAAGAACGCCTGTATCTCCTGCCCTGGTCGAACCGGCCCTGTGGCCTGGCCGAATACTTCCAGGCGTTCTTCGCCCAACTGATGCGACTCAAGTACCTGGAGCGCGTGCGCCAGCGTCCGGCCAGCGAAATGCAACGGGCCGAAGAGCACCTGGTCTTCATACTGCGCGGCCTGGGTCGTGCCCTGCCGACACTGACCAGCAGCCGCGAATTCACGCCTCGCGGTCGCCTGCTGCTGGCTCATCTGGTCGAGGAGGTCCTGACACGGGAGCAACAGCACGCCAACCTGCTGGCCCGTACCGGCCAGTTGCACGACATGCGCCTGGCGGTTTGA